In the Aliarcobacter cryaerophilus genome, one interval contains:
- a CDS encoding nitrite reductase encodes MKFLSNISKVSIFTIFFLSNVFAQIDGATAHMAEALPKKEIGKELYNQYCASCHHEKRVGIDGPPLLPNNLKKYDEKDLASKIKDGFPQTLMPKYDFLSLYELHQIARYIKSPIDGVFSWDLNDINKSITSFKDPLNPLNIKDKEQILPVVERDGNKTWIMEDRRVLSKFPLNNIHGGIKFTMDAKTIYVPTRDGWIQNYSLETGQRMNKIRACINLRNISLSRDEQNLFATCLLPEQLVVMNPKTMEAKDILKIDGKISALYELYSKDEAIFTFRDKPLIGRLDTKTNEIKYIDIKEPIEDFFIDPFDDFLIGTARGGDVLRVYSLKDNSVVFEHEMKGMPHLFSATYWYKDGNFYFATPHIKKSYITIWKMYDWEFVKEVDIKGDGFFVKTHPNTPYLWADNGSDKLVLIDKNDYSLKTITPREGKKYIHTEYSGDGKYAYLSIYEQNGEIIVIDTNSFKELASYDANVPVGKYNFINKNREFYPRLFGIDIFKQNCNSKLPCDSSSFNYYENKSFEDFKKTIK; translated from the coding sequence ATGAAATTCTTATCAAATATATCAAAAGTATCAATTTTTACAATCTTTTTTTTAAGCAATGTTTTCGCACAAATCGATGGAGCTACAGCACATATGGCTGAAGCATTACCTAAAAAAGAGATAGGAAAAGAGTTGTATAATCAATATTGTGCCTCTTGTCATCATGAAAAAAGAGTTGGAATAGATGGTCCACCACTTCTTCCAAATAATCTAAAAAAGTATGATGAAAAAGATTTAGCTTCAAAAATAAAAGATGGGTTTCCACAAACTTTAATGCCCAAATATGACTTTTTATCTCTATACGAATTACATCAAATAGCAAGATATATAAAATCTCCTATTGATGGAGTTTTTTCTTGGGATTTAAATGATATAAATAAATCTATAACTTCATTTAAAGACCCATTAAATCCCTTAAATATAAAAGATAAAGAGCAAATTTTACCAGTAGTTGAAAGAGATGGAAATAAAACTTGGATTATGGAAGATAGAAGAGTTTTAAGTAAATTTCCACTAAATAATATTCACGGTGGAATAAAATTTACTATGGATGCAAAAACTATTTATGTTCCAACAAGAGATGGTTGGATACAAAATTATTCACTTGAAACTGGTCAAAGGATGAATAAAATAAGAGCTTGTATAAATCTAAGAAATATCTCTTTAAGTCGTGATGAGCAAAACTTATTTGCAACATGTCTTTTGCCAGAACAGTTAGTTGTGATGAATCCAAAAACTATGGAAGCAAAAGATATTTTAAAAATAGATGGGAAAATATCTGCTTTATATGAACTATATAGTAAAGATGAGGCTATTTTTACTTTTAGAGATAAGCCATTAATTGGAAGATTAGATACAAAAACAAATGAAATAAAATATATAGATATTAAAGAGCCTATAGAGGACTTTTTTATAGATCCTTTTGATGATTTTTTAATAGGAACTGCAAGAGGAGGAGATGTTTTAAGAGTTTATAGCTTAAAAGATAATAGTGTAGTTTTTGAACATGAAATGAAAGGTATGCCACATCTTTTTTCTGCAACATATTGGTATAAAGATGGAAATTTCTATTTTGCAACTCCTCATATAAAAAAATCTTACATAACTATTTGGAAAATGTATGATTGGGAATTTGTAAAAGAAGTAGATATTAAAGGAGATGGTTTTTTTGTAAAAACACATCCAAATACACCATATTTATGGGCTGACAATGGAAGTGATAAATTAGTTTTAATAGATAAAAACGATTATAGTTTAAAAACAATAACTCCAAGAGAGGGAAAAAAATATATTCACACAGAGTATAGCGGAGATGGAAAATATGCATATTTGAGTATTTATGAACAAAATGGTGAGATAATAGTAATTGATACAAATAGTTTTAAAGAACTAGCAAGTTATGATGCAAATGTACCTGTTGGAAAATATAACTTTATAAATAAAAATAGAGAGTTCTATCCAAGGCTTTTTGGAATAGATATTTTTAAACAAAACTGTAACTCAAAGTTACCTTGCGACAGTTCAAGCTTTAATTATTATGAAAATAAAAGTTTTGAAGATTTTAAAAAAACTATTAAATAA
- a CDS encoding peptidylprolyl isomerase, which yields MKKFITASIFLAISLNAQTLATVNNQEIKVEDVNNFLKSTDQNMDYNKLDNKAKNLTLHQTIEKTLLIQEAQKENLDKTEEFKNTIENFKNSLLVEFFMKNEFSKIEISKNEVENYYNSHLYEFQQDKKLKARHILVENIKTASDIIKELEKSKNRELTFVELASKNSIDGSRDSGGELGWFSKGDMIDEFWDATLKLKPKEFTKEPVKSMFGYHIIFLDEIQEPLTIKLDQVYSNIENQIRMDKFQSVIDERIKNIKKDAKIIIK from the coding sequence ATGAAAAAATTTATAACAGCATCAATATTTCTAGCTATAAGTTTAAATGCCCAAACTTTAGCAACAGTAAATAATCAAGAGATAAAAGTTGAAGATGTAAACAACTTTTTAAAATCAACAGATCAAAATATGGATTATAATAAACTAGACAATAAAGCAAAAAATCTAACTCTTCATCAAACAATAGAAAAAACTCTTTTAATCCAAGAGGCACAAAAAGAGAATCTTGATAAAACAGAAGAGTTTAAAAATACTATAGAAAATTTTAAGAACTCTTTACTAGTAGAATTTTTTATGAAAAATGAGTTTTCAAAAATAGAAATATCAAAAAATGAGGTTGAAAACTACTATAACTCACATTTATATGAATTTCAACAAGATAAAAAACTAAAAGCTAGGCATATTTTAGTTGAAAATATTAAAACAGCTTCAGATATTATAAAAGAGCTTGAAAAGTCAAAAAACAGAGAGCTTACATTTGTAGAACTAGCTAGTAAAAACTCTATTGATGGCTCAAGAGATAGTGGTGGAGAGTTAGGTTGGTTTTCTAAAGGTGATATGATAGATGAGTTTTGGGATGCAACTTTGAAATTAAAACCTAAAGAATTTACAAAAGAGCCTGTAAAATCGATGTTTGGTTACCATATCATATTTTTAGATGAAATTCAAGAGCCTTTAACAATTAAATTAGACCAAGTTTATAGTAATATTGAAAATCAAATAAGAATGGATAAGTTTCAATCTGTAATTGATGAGAGAATTAAAAATATAAAAAAAGATGCAAAGATTATAATTAAATAA